The following proteins are co-located in the Oncorhynchus clarkii lewisi isolate Uvic-CL-2024 chromosome 30, UVic_Ocla_1.0, whole genome shotgun sequence genome:
- the LOC139389515 gene encoding keratin, type I cytoskeletal 9-like, with translation MEHARGDGARSGGRSTLGGKEHARGEGARSGGRSTLGGWSTLGGKEHAQGDGARSGEGACSGGWSTLGGKEHARGKGARLGGRSTLGGKEHARGDGARSGGRSTLGERSTLGGNEHARGKEHARGKEYARGKEHARGKEHARGKGTRSGERSTLGGKEHARGKGARSGGRSTLGGKEHARGEITRSGGRSTLGGKEHAWGEGARSGGRSTLGGKEHARGKGARLGEGARSGERSTLGGMEHARGEGARSGGWSTLGGMEHARGEGARLGGRSTLGGKEHARGGGARSGDGARSGGKSTLRGMEHAQGKEHAQGDGARSGERSTLGGKEHAWGEGARSGERSTLGGMEHARGEGARSGGWSTLGGMEHARGEGARLGGRSTLGGKEHARGEEHARGEGARSGDGARSGGRSTLRGMEHAQGKEHAQGDGARSGRWSTLGGKRWRRKKIRTGADESFSWGK, from the coding sequence ATGGAGCACGCTCGGGGGGATGGAGCACGCTCGGGGGGAAGGAGCACGCTTGGGGGGAAGGAGCACGCTCGGGGGGAAGGAGCACGCTCGGGGGGGAGGAGCACGCTCGGGGGATGGAGCACGCTCGGGGGGAAGGAGCACGCTCAGGGGGATGGAGCACGCTCAGGGGAAGGAGCATGCTCAGGGGGATGGAGCACGCTCGGGGgaaaggagcacgctcgggggAAAGGAGCACGCTTGGGGGGAAGGAGCACGCTCGGGGGAAAGGAGCACGCTAGGGGGGATGGAGCACGCTCGGGGGGAAGGAGCACGCTCGGGgaaaggagcacgctcgggggGAACGAGCACGCACGGGgaaaggagcacgctcggggAAAGGAGTACGCTCGGGGAAAGGAACACGCTCGGGgaaaggagcacgctcgggggAAAGGAACACGCTCGGGGGAAAGGAGCACGCTAGGGGGAAAGGAGCACGCTAGGGGgaaaggagcacgctcgggggGAAGGAGCACGCTCGGGGGGAAGGAGCACGCTCGGGGGGAAATAACACGCTCGGGGGGAAGGAGCACGCTCGGGGGGAAGGAGCACGCTTGGGGGGAAGGAGCACGCTCGGGGGGAAGGAGCACGCTTGGGGGGAAGGAGCACGCTCGGGGGAAAGGAGCACGCTTGGGGGAAGGAGCACGCTCGGGGGAAAGGAGCACGCTAGGGGGGATGGAGCACGCTCGGGGGGAAGGAGCACGCTCGGGGGGATGGAGCACGCTCGGGGGGATGGAGCACGCTCGGGGGGAAGGAGCACGCTTGGGGGGAAGGAGCACGCTCGGGGGGAAGGAGCACGCTCGGGGGGGAGGAGCACGCTCGGGGGATGGAGCACGCTCGGGGGGAAAGAGCACGCTCAGGGGGATGGAGCACGCTCAGGGGAAGGAGCATGCTCAGGGGGATGGAGCACGCTCGGGGgaaaggagcacgctcgggggAAAGGAGCACGCTTGGGGGGAAGGAGCACGCTCGGGGGAAAGGAGCACGCTAGGGGGGATGGAGCACGCTCGGGGGGAAGGAGCACGCTCGGGGGGATGGAGCACGCTCGGGGGGATGGAGCACGCTCGGGGGGAAGGAGCACGCTTGGGGGGAAGGAGCACGCTCGGGGGGAAGGAGCACGCTCGGGGGGAGGAGCACGCTCGGGGGGAAGGAGCACGCTCGGGGGATGGAGCACGCTCGGGGGGAAGGAGCACGCTCAGGGGGATGGAGCACGCTCAGGGGAAGGAGCATGCTCAGGGGGATGGAGCACGCTCGGGAAGATGGAGCACGCtcggggggaagagatggagaaggaagAAAATAAGGACAGGAGCGGATGAGTCTTTCAGTTGGGGGAAATAA